A DNA window from Salvelinus fontinalis isolate EN_2023a chromosome 28, ASM2944872v1, whole genome shotgun sequence contains the following coding sequences:
- the LOC129825877 gene encoding kinesin-like protein KIF24 yields the protein MTSCLYECLLEVGLQRHYPCFTAMGLRRAGHLSLLTMGDYSSLGVHSMGDRARLFHLVQLVKSLEEEEEEDHGGHDDDRVVITRKTFTSGSKVPTCRQLDFDGDGRSSEPKRGWLSDYDSHRGAGVHPFPSPNTGVKPQPRCDLSRGSPIHRPQISGTPRRSCPHKQTVRRTTMHRSNSKITHCQSVCIYKEGTTIGSRPRPEVRREADGTSRRTDEPTYMYKSRRTLGCNYDLPLSSPVSSRKEAGEQRISVCVRKRPLTYAENRRGEADVVTAHDGDSVVVHESKEAVDLTRYILQHRFNYDEVFGEESSNVDVYLKTAFPLIQHVLNGGKATCFAYGQTGAGKTHTMLGCHPQRQGLYALAARDIFTQLHSTQDCGNSTVPSHVYVYVSFFEIYCGQLYDLLDRRKRLFAREDGHQVVQIAGLREVKVDSVNSLLEVRLLSLSSHSSYSRLFYLPALLF from the exons ATGACATCATGTCTGTACGAGTGCCTGCTCGAGGTCGGGCTTCAGCGTCACTACCCTTGTTTTACCGCCATGGGACTGAGACGTGCTGGACACCTGTCTTTGCTCACCATGGGCGACTACTCGAGCTTGGGGGTCCACAGCATGGGGGACCGTGCCCGGCTGTTCCATCTGGTACAGCTGGTCAAGTctctggaggaagaggaagaggaggaccatGGGGGCCACGATGATGATAGAGTTGTGATAACAAGAAAGACTTTCACTTCAGGCAGCAAAGTCCCCACATGCAGGCAGCTAGATTTTGATGGTGATGGTAGGTCTAGCGAGCCCAAACGCGGATGGCTCAGTGACTATGACAGTCACAGGGGGGCTGGTGTCCACCCCTTCCCGAGCCCAAACACAGGGGTTAAACCCCAACCACGCTGCGACCTCAGCAGAGGGTCACCCAtacacagaccccagatcagtGGGACGCCGAGGCGTAGCTGTCCTCACAAGCAGACTGTCAGACGGACCACAATGCACAGGAGCAACAGCAAAATTACCCATTGTCAGAGCGTCTGCATTTACAAGGAGGGGACGACCATCGGCAGCAGGCCAAGACCTGAGGTGCGCCGGGAGGCGGATGGGACATCCAGGAGGACGGATGAGCCCACATACATGTACAAATCGAGGAGAACTCTTGGCTGCAACTATGATCTGCCCCTGAGTAGCCCGGTGTCATCCAGAAA ggaGGCAGGTGAGCAgaggatcagtgtgtgtgtgaggaagaggCCCCTGACCTATGCTGAGAACAGGAGAGGGGAGGCAGACGTGGTCACAGCCCATGATGGAGACTCCGTTGTGGTCCATGAGAGCAAAGAGGCAGTTGACCTGACCCGGTACATACTCCAA CACAGGTTTAATTATGATGAGGTGTTTGGGGAAGAGAGCTCCAATGTGGATGTGTACCTGAAAACAGCCTTTCCACTGATACAGCATGTTCTCAACGG AGGCAAGGCCACTTGTTTTGCATATGGCCAGACGGGAGCAGGGAAGACACACACCATGCTGGGTTGTCATCCTCAGAGACAGGGGCTATACGCTCTGGCTGCCAGGGACATATTTACCCAGCTGCACTCCACCCAGGACTGTGGCAACTCTACAGTCCCGTCCCACGTCTATGTCTATGTCAGCTTCTTTGAGATCTACTGTGGCCAGCTCTACGACTTGTTGGACCGTAGAAAACG CTTGTTTGCAAGGGAGGATGGGCACCAAGTGGTTCAGATAGCAGGGCTCAGAGAGGTCAAAGTGGACTCTGTCAACTCATTGCTGGAGGTGAGACTTTTATCCCTCTCTTCTCATTCTTCCTATTCTCGTCTGTTTTACCTCCCTGCCTTGCTGTTTTGA
- the LOC129826041 gene encoding ubiquitin-conjugating enzyme E2 R2 — translation MAQQQMPSSQKALMLELKSLQEEPVEGFRITPVEESDLYNWEVAIFGPPNTLYEGGYFKAHMKFPVDYPYSPPTFRFLTKMWHPNIYENGEVCISILHPPVDDPQSGELPSERWNPTQNVRTILLSVISLLNEPNTFSPANVDASVMFRKWRDSKGKDKEYAEIIRKQVVSTKVEAERDGVKVPTTLAEYCIQTKVPSHDSSSDLLYDDLYDDDIEEDDEEDEDDAEAGCQIAGEEGNCLIDEEDSGNEES, via the exons ATGGCACAGCAGCAGATGCCAAGCTCTCAGAAGGCACTAATGCTTGAACTGAAGTCTCTCCAAGAGGAACCAGTGGAGGGTTTCCGCATCACCCCAGTAGAAGAGTCTGACTTGTACAACTGGGAGGTGGCCATATTTGGACCCCCCAACACACTTTATGAGGGAGGATACTTCAAG GCACACATGAAGTTTCCAGTTGACTACCCCTACTCTCCACCTACTTTCCGTTTCCTCACAAAGATGTGGCACCCAAACATATATGAG AATGGGGAAGTGTGTATCTCCATCCTTCACCCCCCTGTTGACGACCCACAAAGCGGAGAGCTACCCTCTGAGAGATGGAACCCCACCCAGAATGTCAG GACCATCCTACTGAGTGTGATCTCTCTGCTGAACGAGCCCAACACCTTCTCCCCGGCCAATGTCGATGCCTCTGTTATGTTCCGCAagtggagagacagcaagggcaagGACAAAGAGTATGCTGAGATCATCAG GAAGCAGGTAGTGTCCACTAAAGTGGAGGCGGAGCGGGATGGGGTGAAGGTCCCTACCACGCTGGCAGAGTACTGCATCCAGACCAAAGTGCCTTCCCACGACAGCAGCTCGGACTTGCTTTACGACGACCTCTACGATGATGACATTGAAGAGGATGACGAGGAAGATGAAGATGATGCAGAAGCTGGGTGCCAGATAGCCGGAGAGGAGGGGAACTGCTTAATTGACGAGGAAGACTCGGGCAACGAAGAGTCATGA